The following proteins come from a genomic window of Winogradskyella sp. PC-19:
- a CDS encoding transketolase, which yields MPNIQELQDLTTQVRRDILRMVHKVNSGHPGGSLGCAEFFVALYKEIMDRKDHFDMNGFGEDLFFLSNGHISPVYYSVLARSGYFPVDELNTFRLINSRLQGHPTTHEGLEGIRIASGSLGQGMSVAIGAAQAKKLNADSHLIYSLHGDGELQEGQNWEAIMYASAKKVDNLISTIDLNGKQIDGATDDVLPMGNIKQKFEAFGWTVVEIEEGNNIEAILEGMTEAKSRTGKRQPVCVLLKTEMGNGVDFMMNTHAWHGKAPNDEQLQIALTQNAETLGDY from the coding sequence ATGCCAAACATTCAAGAATTACAAGATTTAACAACCCAAGTTCGAAGAGATATACTTCGCATGGTACACAAGGTAAACTCTGGTCACCCAGGAGGCTCCCTTGGTTGTGCCGAATTTTTTGTCGCTCTCTATAAAGAGATAATGGATAGAAAAGACCATTTTGACATGAATGGTTTTGGTGAAGATTTATTCTTTCTATCTAACGGACATATTTCTCCTGTATATTATAGTGTTCTTGCACGTTCGGGATACTTTCCTGTAGATGAATTAAATACTTTTAGATTAATCAACTCAAGACTTCAAGGACACCCTACAACTCACGAAGGTCTAGAAGGAATTAGAATTGCTTCTGGTTCTCTTGGTCAAGGTATGTCAGTTGCAATTGGCGCTGCTCAAGCAAAGAAATTAAACGCGGATTCTCATCTGATATACAGTCTTCATGGAGATGGAGAGTTACAAGAAGGTCAAAATTGGGAGGCAATTATGTATGCTTCTGCAAAAAAAGTAGATAATTTAATTTCTACTATTGACTTAAATGGGAAACAAATAGATGGAGCAACAGATGATGTTTTACCAATGGGTAATATCAAACAGAAATTTGAAGCTTTTGGTTGGACTGTTGTTGAGATTGAAGAAGGGAATAATATAGAAGCTATCCTCGAAGGTATGACTGAAGCAAAATCTAGAACCGGAAAAAGGCAACCAGTTTGTGTTTTACTAAAAACGGAAATGGGTAATGGTGTAGATTTTATGATGAATACTCATGCCTGGCACGGTAAAGCACCTAATGATGAGCAATTACAAATTGCGTTAACCCAAAATGCTGAGACCTTAGGCGATTATTAA